In Carettochelys insculpta isolate YL-2023 chromosome 11, ASM3395843v1, whole genome shotgun sequence, a genomic segment contains:
- the PPM1M gene encoding protein phosphatase 1M isoform X1, whose amino-acid sequence MSSGWLKKRLFRSGSAASPGRAESPARQAEQQLPAASRYRRPRFLRGGCFRDSQGGGRPVYSPPRDRPLQWKTGYAEVINAEKSEFNEDQATCCHISIQRRETGLEEDQDWLILCSNQYLTGCYWALFDGHGGPDAAISASNYLHYCIKQKLEEVVEALAGAQPPMHLSGCCVCPSDPLFVEEKEIQQEDVVIGALESAFQECDEAIGQEMEATDWAGGCTALVALYLQGKLYVANAGDSRAILVQKQSIMPLSSEFTPETERQRIQQLAFLYPQLLADEFTRFEFPRRLKVDDIGQKVLYRDYSMAGWGYKTVEKADLKYPLIHGQGKQTRLLGMLAVSRGLGDHRLKVIDTDVQVKPFLSCIPQVCDQVKVFDFAVHNIQEDDVLVMATDGLWDVLSNEELAQMVRSFLEENRRDPYRFSELARHLVHTARGKKNGNQWTLDGNSPASHDDISVFVIPLHNRDQDR is encoded by the exons ATGTCTTCCGGCTGGCTCAAGAAGCGTTTGTTCCGAAGCGGGTCCGCAGCGAGCCCAGGGCGAGCCGAGTCCCCCGCgcgacaggcggagcagcagctgccagccgcCTCCCGGTACCGGAGGCCCAGGTTCCTGCGCGGAGGCTGCTTCAGGGACAGCCAGGGTGGCGGGCGGCCAGTTTACAGCCCGCCCCGGGACAGGCCGCTGCAGTGGAAGACGGGCTACGCTGA AGTTATCAATGCAGAGAAATCAGAGTTCAATGAGGACCAGGCCACATGCTGCCATATATCCATCCAGAGGAGGGAGACTGGCCTGGAGGAGGATCAGGACTGGTTGATTCTTTGCTCCAATCAG TATCTGACAGGCTGCTACTGGGCTCTGTTTGATGGCCATGGTGGCCCAGATGCAGCAATCAGCGCTTCCAACTACTTGCATTACTGCATCAAGCAGaagctggaggaggtggtggaAGCCCTCGCTGGAGCCCAGCCCCCCATGCATTTGAGTGGCTGCTGCGTTTGCCCCAGCGACCCCCTGTTCGTGGAGGAAAAGGAAATCCAGCAGGAAGACGTGGTCATTGGGGCGCTGGAGAGTGCCTTCCAGGAGTGT GATGAAGCGATCGGGCAAGAGATGGAGGCAACTGATTGGGCAGGAGGCTGCACGGCGCTGGTTGCCCTCTACCTGCAGGGGAAGCTCTACGTGGCTAACGCAGGGGACAGCAG GGCGATCCTAGTTCAGAAACAGAGCATCATGCCCCTAAGCAGCGAGTTCACTCCAGAGACAGAAAGGCAGAGAATCCAGCAGCTG GCCTTTCtctacccccagctcctggcagacgAGTTCACCCGGTTTGAGTTTCCCAGAAGACTGAAAGTTGACGACATAGGTCAGAAGGTCCTGTACCGCGATTACTCCATGGCTGGCTG GGGATACAAGACAGTGGAGAAAGCCGACCTCAAGTATCCACTGATCCACGGCCAGGGGAAGCAG ACGCGCTTGCTGGGAATGCTGGCTGTTTCACGAGGGCTGGGGGATCATCGACTGAAAGTTATCGACACTGACGTTCAAGTCAAACCattcctctcctgcatccctcaGGTATGCGACCAG GTGAAAGTGTTTGACTTTGCTGTGCATAACATTCAAGAAGATGATGTGCTTGTCATGGCAACTGATGGCCTTTGGGATGTTCTGTCCAATGAAGAGTTGGCCCAGATGGTCAGGAGCTTTCTTGAGGAAAACAGAAGAGACCCATACAG GTTTTCAGAACTGGCCAGGCACCTGGTGCACACTGccagggggaagaagaatggcaATCAGTGGACTTTGGATGGCAACAGCCCAGCATCCCATGATGATATCTCGGTGTTTGTGATCCCACTGCACAACAGGGATCAGGACAGATAG
- the PPM1M gene encoding protein phosphatase 1M isoform X3: MSSGWLKKRLFRSGSAASPGRAESPARQAEQQLPAASRYRRPRFLRGGCFRDSQGGGRPVYSPPRDRPLQWKTGYAEVINAEKSEFNEDQATCCHISIQRRETGLEEDQDWLILCSNQYLTGCYWALFDGHGGPDAAISASNYLHYCIKQKLEEVVEALAGAQPPMHLSGCCVCPSDPLFVEEKEIQQEDVVIGALESAFQECDEAIGQEMEATDWAGGCTALVALYLQGKLYVANAGDSRAILVQKQSIMPLSSEFTPETERQRIQQLLLADEFTRFEFPRRLKVDDIGQKVLYRDYSMAGWGYKTVEKADLKYPLIHGQGKQTRLLGMLAVSRGLGDHRLKVIDTDVQVKPFLSCIPQVCDQVKVFDFAVHNIQEDDVLVMATDGLWDVLSNEELAQMVRSFLEENRRDPYRFSELARHLVHTARGKKNGNQWTLDGNSPASHDDISVFVIPLHNRDQDR, translated from the exons ATGTCTTCCGGCTGGCTCAAGAAGCGTTTGTTCCGAAGCGGGTCCGCAGCGAGCCCAGGGCGAGCCGAGTCCCCCGCgcgacaggcggagcagcagctgccagccgcCTCCCGGTACCGGAGGCCCAGGTTCCTGCGCGGAGGCTGCTTCAGGGACAGCCAGGGTGGCGGGCGGCCAGTTTACAGCCCGCCCCGGGACAGGCCGCTGCAGTGGAAGACGGGCTACGCTGA AGTTATCAATGCAGAGAAATCAGAGTTCAATGAGGACCAGGCCACATGCTGCCATATATCCATCCAGAGGAGGGAGACTGGCCTGGAGGAGGATCAGGACTGGTTGATTCTTTGCTCCAATCAG TATCTGACAGGCTGCTACTGGGCTCTGTTTGATGGCCATGGTGGCCCAGATGCAGCAATCAGCGCTTCCAACTACTTGCATTACTGCATCAAGCAGaagctggaggaggtggtggaAGCCCTCGCTGGAGCCCAGCCCCCCATGCATTTGAGTGGCTGCTGCGTTTGCCCCAGCGACCCCCTGTTCGTGGAGGAAAAGGAAATCCAGCAGGAAGACGTGGTCATTGGGGCGCTGGAGAGTGCCTTCCAGGAGTGT GATGAAGCGATCGGGCAAGAGATGGAGGCAACTGATTGGGCAGGAGGCTGCACGGCGCTGGTTGCCCTCTACCTGCAGGGGAAGCTCTACGTGGCTAACGCAGGGGACAGCAG GGCGATCCTAGTTCAGAAACAGAGCATCATGCCCCTAAGCAGCGAGTTCACTCCAGAGACAGAAAGGCAGAGAATCCAGCAGCTG ctcctggcagacgAGTTCACCCGGTTTGAGTTTCCCAGAAGACTGAAAGTTGACGACATAGGTCAGAAGGTCCTGTACCGCGATTACTCCATGGCTGGCTG GGGATACAAGACAGTGGAGAAAGCCGACCTCAAGTATCCACTGATCCACGGCCAGGGGAAGCAG ACGCGCTTGCTGGGAATGCTGGCTGTTTCACGAGGGCTGGGGGATCATCGACTGAAAGTTATCGACACTGACGTTCAAGTCAAACCattcctctcctgcatccctcaGGTATGCGACCAG GTGAAAGTGTTTGACTTTGCTGTGCATAACATTCAAGAAGATGATGTGCTTGTCATGGCAACTGATGGCCTTTGGGATGTTCTGTCCAATGAAGAGTTGGCCCAGATGGTCAGGAGCTTTCTTGAGGAAAACAGAAGAGACCCATACAG GTTTTCAGAACTGGCCAGGCACCTGGTGCACACTGccagggggaagaagaatggcaATCAGTGGACTTTGGATGGCAACAGCCCAGCATCCCATGATGATATCTCGGTGTTTGTGATCCCACTGCACAACAGGGATCAGGACAGATAG
- the PPM1M gene encoding protein phosphatase 1M isoform X4: MSSGWLKKRLFRSGSAASPGRAESPARQAEQQLPAASRYRRPRFLRGGCFRDSQGGGRPVYSPPRDRPLQWKTGYAEVINAEKSEFNEDQATCCHISIQRRETGLEEDQDWLILCSNQKLEEVVEALAGAQPPMHLSGCCVCPSDPLFVEEKEIQQEDVVIGALESAFQECDEAIGQEMEATDWAGGCTALVALYLQGKLYVANAGDSRAILVQKQSIMPLSSEFTPETERQRIQQLAFLYPQLLADEFTRFEFPRRLKVDDIGQKVLYRDYSMAGWGYKTVEKADLKYPLIHGQGKQTRLLGMLAVSRGLGDHRLKVIDTDVQVKPFLSCIPQVCDQVKVFDFAVHNIQEDDVLVMATDGLWDVLSNEELAQMVRSFLEENRRDPYRFSELARHLVHTARGKKNGNQWTLDGNSPASHDDISVFVIPLHNRDQDR; encoded by the exons ATGTCTTCCGGCTGGCTCAAGAAGCGTTTGTTCCGAAGCGGGTCCGCAGCGAGCCCAGGGCGAGCCGAGTCCCCCGCgcgacaggcggagcagcagctgccagccgcCTCCCGGTACCGGAGGCCCAGGTTCCTGCGCGGAGGCTGCTTCAGGGACAGCCAGGGTGGCGGGCGGCCAGTTTACAGCCCGCCCCGGGACAGGCCGCTGCAGTGGAAGACGGGCTACGCTGA AGTTATCAATGCAGAGAAATCAGAGTTCAATGAGGACCAGGCCACATGCTGCCATATATCCATCCAGAGGAGGGAGACTGGCCTGGAGGAGGATCAGGACTGGTTGATTCTTTGCTCCAATCAG aagctggaggaggtggtggaAGCCCTCGCTGGAGCCCAGCCCCCCATGCATTTGAGTGGCTGCTGCGTTTGCCCCAGCGACCCCCTGTTCGTGGAGGAAAAGGAAATCCAGCAGGAAGACGTGGTCATTGGGGCGCTGGAGAGTGCCTTCCAGGAGTGT GATGAAGCGATCGGGCAAGAGATGGAGGCAACTGATTGGGCAGGAGGCTGCACGGCGCTGGTTGCCCTCTACCTGCAGGGGAAGCTCTACGTGGCTAACGCAGGGGACAGCAG GGCGATCCTAGTTCAGAAACAGAGCATCATGCCCCTAAGCAGCGAGTTCACTCCAGAGACAGAAAGGCAGAGAATCCAGCAGCTG GCCTTTCtctacccccagctcctggcagacgAGTTCACCCGGTTTGAGTTTCCCAGAAGACTGAAAGTTGACGACATAGGTCAGAAGGTCCTGTACCGCGATTACTCCATGGCTGGCTG GGGATACAAGACAGTGGAGAAAGCCGACCTCAAGTATCCACTGATCCACGGCCAGGGGAAGCAG ACGCGCTTGCTGGGAATGCTGGCTGTTTCACGAGGGCTGGGGGATCATCGACTGAAAGTTATCGACACTGACGTTCAAGTCAAACCattcctctcctgcatccctcaGGTATGCGACCAG GTGAAAGTGTTTGACTTTGCTGTGCATAACATTCAAGAAGATGATGTGCTTGTCATGGCAACTGATGGCCTTTGGGATGTTCTGTCCAATGAAGAGTTGGCCCAGATGGTCAGGAGCTTTCTTGAGGAAAACAGAAGAGACCCATACAG GTTTTCAGAACTGGCCAGGCACCTGGTGCACACTGccagggggaagaagaatggcaATCAGTGGACTTTGGATGGCAACAGCCCAGCATCCCATGATGATATCTCGGTGTTTGTGATCCCACTGCACAACAGGGATCAGGACAGATAG
- the PPM1M gene encoding protein phosphatase 1M isoform X2: MSSGWLKKRLFRSGSAASPGRAESPARQAEQQLPAASRYRRPRFLRGGCFRDSQGGGRPVYSPPRDRPLQWKTGYAEVINAEKSEFNEDQATCCHISIQRRETGLEEDQDWLILCSNQYLTGCYWALFDGHGGPDAAISASNYLHYCIKQKLEEVVEALAGAQPPMHLSGCCVCPSDPLFVEEKEIQQEDVVIGALESAFQECDEAIGQEMEATDWAGGCTALVALYLQGKLYVANAGDSRAILVQKQSIMPLSSEFTPETERQRIQQLAFLYPQLLADEFTRFEFPRRLKVDDIGQKVLYRDYSMAGWGYKTVEKADLKYPLIHGQGKQTRLLGMLAVSRGLGDHRLKVIDTDVQVKPFLSCIPQVKVFDFAVHNIQEDDVLVMATDGLWDVLSNEELAQMVRSFLEENRRDPYRFSELARHLVHTARGKKNGNQWTLDGNSPASHDDISVFVIPLHNRDQDR, translated from the exons ATGTCTTCCGGCTGGCTCAAGAAGCGTTTGTTCCGAAGCGGGTCCGCAGCGAGCCCAGGGCGAGCCGAGTCCCCCGCgcgacaggcggagcagcagctgccagccgcCTCCCGGTACCGGAGGCCCAGGTTCCTGCGCGGAGGCTGCTTCAGGGACAGCCAGGGTGGCGGGCGGCCAGTTTACAGCCCGCCCCGGGACAGGCCGCTGCAGTGGAAGACGGGCTACGCTGA AGTTATCAATGCAGAGAAATCAGAGTTCAATGAGGACCAGGCCACATGCTGCCATATATCCATCCAGAGGAGGGAGACTGGCCTGGAGGAGGATCAGGACTGGTTGATTCTTTGCTCCAATCAG TATCTGACAGGCTGCTACTGGGCTCTGTTTGATGGCCATGGTGGCCCAGATGCAGCAATCAGCGCTTCCAACTACTTGCATTACTGCATCAAGCAGaagctggaggaggtggtggaAGCCCTCGCTGGAGCCCAGCCCCCCATGCATTTGAGTGGCTGCTGCGTTTGCCCCAGCGACCCCCTGTTCGTGGAGGAAAAGGAAATCCAGCAGGAAGACGTGGTCATTGGGGCGCTGGAGAGTGCCTTCCAGGAGTGT GATGAAGCGATCGGGCAAGAGATGGAGGCAACTGATTGGGCAGGAGGCTGCACGGCGCTGGTTGCCCTCTACCTGCAGGGGAAGCTCTACGTGGCTAACGCAGGGGACAGCAG GGCGATCCTAGTTCAGAAACAGAGCATCATGCCCCTAAGCAGCGAGTTCACTCCAGAGACAGAAAGGCAGAGAATCCAGCAGCTG GCCTTTCtctacccccagctcctggcagacgAGTTCACCCGGTTTGAGTTTCCCAGAAGACTGAAAGTTGACGACATAGGTCAGAAGGTCCTGTACCGCGATTACTCCATGGCTGGCTG GGGATACAAGACAGTGGAGAAAGCCGACCTCAAGTATCCACTGATCCACGGCCAGGGGAAGCAG ACGCGCTTGCTGGGAATGCTGGCTGTTTCACGAGGGCTGGGGGATCATCGACTGAAAGTTATCGACACTGACGTTCAAGTCAAACCattcctctcctgcatccctcaG GTGAAAGTGTTTGACTTTGCTGTGCATAACATTCAAGAAGATGATGTGCTTGTCATGGCAACTGATGGCCTTTGGGATGTTCTGTCCAATGAAGAGTTGGCCCAGATGGTCAGGAGCTTTCTTGAGGAAAACAGAAGAGACCCATACAG GTTTTCAGAACTGGCCAGGCACCTGGTGCACACTGccagggggaagaagaatggcaATCAGTGGACTTTGGATGGCAACAGCCCAGCATCCCATGATGATATCTCGGTGTTTGTGATCCCACTGCACAACAGGGATCAGGACAGATAG